In Lonchura striata isolate bLonStr1 chromosome 11, bLonStr1.mat, whole genome shotgun sequence, the following proteins share a genomic window:
- the POLG gene encoding DNA polymerase subunit gamma-1 isoform X1 — MRRVSWMRSAQGCSPQPRRCPSSSSAGRPLPQEPSREAAAGQRRMNPLNIQMLSRTLHEQIFRGAQVRYSEEEVQRSVRHLQRHELWGKETSTLPDVELQLPRMYGDNIDEHFRLLAQKQSLPYLEAAEELLRCRLPPLPQRWARQLGWTRYGPEGRAEPVDFPEERALVVDVEVCVADGHCPTLAVAVSPHAWYSWCSRRLLEQRYSWSSHLTLADLIPMESPAGASCASKQDWTERVVVGHNVAFDRAFIKEQYLIQGSKMRFLDTMSMHMAISGLTGFQRSLWMAAKHGKRKGLQQVKEHMKRTRSKAEGPAVTSWDWVHVSSINNLADVHALYVGGEPLEKEAREIFVKGTMDDIRSNFQDLVSYCARDVQATHEVFQEQLPLFMERCPHPVTFAGMLEMGVSYLPVNGNWNRYLNDAQGIYEELQKEMKKSLMNLANDACQLLHKHRYKDDPWLWDLEWDTQEFKQKKNPGKKKKGQDGNSRVSPAAMDAEESAQEWQEDPGPPSEEEELKVSASQLCLERLKETVALQPKRLQHLPGHPGWYRKLCPRLEEEGWVPGPSLISLQMRVTPKLMRLAWDGFPLHYSEKHGWGYLVPGRQDNLPAAPLETDGPSCPHRAIEDLYRQHCLEKGKEQPPGLEAAVEDELLVMDSSTIWQKMEELSRTEVDPEEKMSKADQSLVLAEMEELRGAEMKSKPSFHHGNGPYNDVNIPGCWFFKLPHKDGNDNNVGSPFAKDFLPQMEDGTLRAAVGRTHGTRALEINKMISFWRNAHKRISSQMVVWLKKGELPRVVTRHPDYNEEDNYGAILPQVVTAGTVTRRAVEPTWLTASNARADRVGSELKAMVQVPPGYALVGADVDSQELWIAAVLGEAQFAGMHGCTAFGWMTLQGKKSNATDLHSKTAATVGISREHAKVFNYGRIYGAGQPFAERLLMQFNHRLTQQQAREKAQQMYAVTKGIRRFHLSEEGEWLVAKLDLAVDRAEDGSVSAQDVQRLQREAMKGSRRDKKWNVVEQRVWAGGTESEMFNKLESIALSPSPQTPVLGCHISRALEPAMVKGEFVTSRVNWVVQSSAVDYLHLMLVAMKWLFEEFDINGRFCISIHDEVRYLVQHQDRYRAALALQITNLLTRCMFAYKLGLQDLPQSVAFFSAVDIDQCLRKEVTMNCVTPSNPMGMEKYGIPQGEALDIYQIIEITKGSLEKQ, encoded by the exons ATGAGACGCGTGTCCTGGATGCGCTCGGCgcagggctgcagcccccagccccggcgATGCCCGTCCAGCTCCTCGGCCGGCCGCCCGCTGCCGCAGGAGCCGAGCCGGGAGGCGGCCGCAGGCCAGCGGCGCATGAACCCCCTCAACATCCAGATGCTCTCCAGGACCCTCCACGAGCAGATCTTCCGGGGGGCCCAGGTGCGCTACTCGGAGGAGGAGGTGCAGCGGAGCGTGCGGCACCTGCAGCGCCACGAGCTGTGGGGCAAGGAGACGTCCACGCTGCCCGAcgtggagctgcagctgccccgcATGTACGGGGACAACATCGACGAGCACTTTCGCCTGCTGGCGCAGAAGCAGAGCTTGCCCTACCTGGAGGCGGCCGAGGAGCTGCTGCGCTGCCGGCTGCCCCCGCTGCCCCAGCGCTGGGCCCGGCAGCTGGGCTGGACCCGCTATGGCCCCGAGGGGCGAGCGGAGCCCGTCGACTTCCCCGAGGAGCGGGCGCTGGTGGTGGACGTGGAGGTGTGTGTGGCCGATGGCCACTGCCCCACGCTGGCCGTGGCGGTCTCCCCGCACGCCTG GTACTCGTGGTGCAGCAGGCGGCTGCTGGAGCAGCGTTACTCCTGGTCCAGCCACCTCACCCTGGCCGACCTCATTCCCATGGAGAGCCCAGCAGgcgccagctgtgccagcaaaCAGGACTGGACAGAGAGAGTGGTGGTGGGACACAACGTGGCCTTTGACCGGGCATTCATCAAGGAGCAATATCTTATCCAG GGCTCCAAGATGCGTTTCCTGGACACCATGAGCATGCACATGGCCATCTCGGGGCTGACGGGCTTCCAGCGCAGCCTCTGGATGGCTGCCAAGCACGGCAAGAggaaggggctgcagcaggtcaAGGAGCACATGAAGAGGACACGCAGCAAGGCAGAGGGGCCGGCG GTCACCTCGTGGGACTGGGTGCACGTCAGCAGCATCAACAACCTGGCGGATGTGCACGCGCTCTACGTCGGGGGGGAGCCGCTGGAGAAGGAGGCACGGGAGATCTTTGTCAAGGGCACCATGGATGACATCAGGAGTAACTTCCAG gacCTGGTGTCATACTGTGCCCGTGATGTCCAGGCCACCCATGAGGTGTTTCAAGAGCAGCTGCCTCTGTTTATGGAGAG GTGCCCCCACCCTGTCACGTTTGCAGGGATGCTGGAGATGGGAGTATCCTACCTGCCAGTCAATGGGAATTGGAACCGGTACCTGAATGATGCTCAGGGTATTTatgaggagctgcagaaggagATGAAAAAGTCCTTGATGAACCTGGCCAATGATGCCTGCCAGCTTCTGCACAAGCACAG GTACAAGGATGACCCTTGGCTCTGGGATCTCGAATGGGACACACAGGAGTTTAAGCAAAAGAAGAATccagggaagaagaagaaaggtCAGGATGGGAACAGCCGAGTCTCCCCAGCAGCAATGGATGCAGAAGAGTCAGCACAGGAATGGCAGGAGG ACCCTGGTCCCCCcagtgaggaagaggagctgaAAGTCTCTGCGAGCCAGCTCTGTCTGGAGCGCCTGAAGGAGACGGTGGCGCTGCAGCCCAAGAGACTCCAGCACCTGCCGGGCCACCCGGG ctggtACCGCAAGCTGTGCCCACggctggaggaggagggctGGGTGCCTGGCCCCAGCCTCATCAGCCTGCAGATGAGGGTGACCCCAAAGCTGATGCGCCTGGCCTGGGACGGCTTCCCCCTGCATTACTCAGAGAAACACGGCTGGGGATACCTGGTGCCAGGACGGCAGGACAATTTGCCAGCAGCCCCTCTAGAGACGGAcggcccctcctgcccacacaG GGCGATTGAGGACCTGTACAggcagcactgcctggagaaGGGCAAGGAGCAGCCcccggggctggaggcagctgtgGAGGACGAGCTGCTGGTGATGGACAGCAGCACGATATGGCAGAAG ATGGAGGAGCTGAGCCGGACTGAGGTGGATCCAGAGGAGAAAATGAGCAAAGCAGACCAGAGCCTGGTGCTG GCAGAGATGGAAGAGCTGAGGGGGGCAGAGATGAAGAGCAAGCCCTCGTTCCACCATGGCAATGGTCCCTACAACGATGTCAACATCCCTGGGTGCTGGTTCTTCAAGCTGCCTCACAAG GATGGGAATGATAACAACGTGGGAAGCCCTTTTGCCAAGGATTTCCTGCCCCAGATGGAGGACGGCACCCTGCGGGCTGCTGTGGGCCGCACACATGGGACAAGGGCCCTTGAGATTAACAAAATGATCTCATTTTGGAGAAATGCTCACAAGCGGATCAG TTCCCAGATGGTGGTGTGGCTGAAGAAAGGGGAGCTGCCCCGTGTGGTGACCAG GCATCCCGACTATAACGAGGAGGACAATTACGGGGCCATCCTGCCGCAGGTGGTGACCGCAGGCACTGTCACCCGCCGGGCGGTGGAGCCCACCTGGCTGACAGCCAGCAATGCCCGG GCCGACCGGGTGGGCAGCGAGCTGAAAGCCATGGTCCAGGTGCCACCTGGCTACGCCCTGGTGGGCGCAGACGTGGattcccaggagctgtggatCGCCGCCGTGCTCGGCGAGGCGCAGTTCGCTGGCATGCACG GCTGCACGGCCTTCGGCTGGATGACTCTGCAGGGCAAGAAGAGCAACGCCACGGACCTGCACAGCAAGACGGCCGCCACCGTGGGCATCAGCCGGGAGCACGCCAAGGTCTTCAACTACGGGCGCATCTACGGGGCGGGGCAGCCCTTTGCCGAGCGGCTGCTGATGCAGTTCAACCACCGGCTGACGCAGCAGCAGGCACGGGAGAAGGCCCAGCAGATGTACGCTGTCACCAAGGGCATCCGCAG GTTCCATCTCTCTGAGGAGGGGGAGTGGCTGGTGGCGAAGCTGGACCTGGCTGTGGACAGGGCGGAGGATGGATCGGTGTCGGCCCAGGATGTCCAGCGGCTCCAGAGAGAAGCCATGAAAGG GTCCAGGAGGGACAAGAAGTGGAACGTGGTGGAGCAAAGAGTGTGGGCTGGAGGCACTGAGTCTGAGATGTTCAACAAGCTGGAAAGCATTGCCTTATCCCCCTCCCCACAgaccccagtgctgggctgtcACATCAGCAGGGCCCTGGAGCCTGCCATGGTCAAGGGGGAG TTTGTGACCAGCAGAGTGAACTGGGTGGTGCAGAGCTCGGCTGTTGACTACCTGCACCTCATGCTGGTAGCCATGAAGTGGCTGTTTGAGGAGTTTGACATCAACGGGCGCTTCTGCATCAGCATCCACGACGAGGTGCGGTACCTGGTCCAGCACCAGGATCGCTACcgggcagccctggccctgcagatCACCAACCTCCTCACAAG
- the POLG gene encoding DNA polymerase subunit gamma-1 isoform X2 — MAPRGERSPSTSPRSGRWWWTWRYSWCSRRLLEQRYSWSSHLTLADLIPMESPAGASCASKQDWTERVVVGHNVAFDRAFIKEQYLIQGSKMRFLDTMSMHMAISGLTGFQRSLWMAAKHGKRKGLQQVKEHMKRTRSKAEGPAVTSWDWVHVSSINNLADVHALYVGGEPLEKEAREIFVKGTMDDIRSNFQDLVSYCARDVQATHEVFQEQLPLFMERCPHPVTFAGMLEMGVSYLPVNGNWNRYLNDAQGIYEELQKEMKKSLMNLANDACQLLHKHRYKDDPWLWDLEWDTQEFKQKKNPGKKKKGQDGNSRVSPAAMDAEESAQEWQEDPGPPSEEEELKVSASQLCLERLKETVALQPKRLQHLPGHPGWYRKLCPRLEEEGWVPGPSLISLQMRVTPKLMRLAWDGFPLHYSEKHGWGYLVPGRQDNLPAAPLETDGPSCPHRAIEDLYRQHCLEKGKEQPPGLEAAVEDELLVMDSSTIWQKMEELSRTEVDPEEKMSKADQSLVLAEMEELRGAEMKSKPSFHHGNGPYNDVNIPGCWFFKLPHKDGNDNNVGSPFAKDFLPQMEDGTLRAAVGRTHGTRALEINKMISFWRNAHKRISSQMVVWLKKGELPRVVTRHPDYNEEDNYGAILPQVVTAGTVTRRAVEPTWLTASNARADRVGSELKAMVQVPPGYALVGADVDSQELWIAAVLGEAQFAGMHGCTAFGWMTLQGKKSNATDLHSKTAATVGISREHAKVFNYGRIYGAGQPFAERLLMQFNHRLTQQQAREKAQQMYAVTKGIRRFHLSEEGEWLVAKLDLAVDRAEDGSVSAQDVQRLQREAMKGSRRDKKWNVVEQRVWAGGTESEMFNKLESIALSPSPQTPVLGCHISRALEPAMVKGEFVTSRVNWVVQSSAVDYLHLMLVAMKWLFEEFDINGRFCISIHDEVRYLVQHQDRYRAALALQITNLLTRCMFAYKLGLQDLPQSVAFFSAVDIDQCLRKEVTMNCVTPSNPMGMEKYGIPQGEALDIYQIIEITKGSLEKQ, encoded by the exons ATGGCCCCGAGGGGCGAGCGGAGCCCGTCGACTTCCCCGAGGAGCGGGCGCTGGTGGTGGACGTGGAG GTACTCGTGGTGCAGCAGGCGGCTGCTGGAGCAGCGTTACTCCTGGTCCAGCCACCTCACCCTGGCCGACCTCATTCCCATGGAGAGCCCAGCAGgcgccagctgtgccagcaaaCAGGACTGGACAGAGAGAGTGGTGGTGGGACACAACGTGGCCTTTGACCGGGCATTCATCAAGGAGCAATATCTTATCCAG GGCTCCAAGATGCGTTTCCTGGACACCATGAGCATGCACATGGCCATCTCGGGGCTGACGGGCTTCCAGCGCAGCCTCTGGATGGCTGCCAAGCACGGCAAGAggaaggggctgcagcaggtcaAGGAGCACATGAAGAGGACACGCAGCAAGGCAGAGGGGCCGGCG GTCACCTCGTGGGACTGGGTGCACGTCAGCAGCATCAACAACCTGGCGGATGTGCACGCGCTCTACGTCGGGGGGGAGCCGCTGGAGAAGGAGGCACGGGAGATCTTTGTCAAGGGCACCATGGATGACATCAGGAGTAACTTCCAG gacCTGGTGTCATACTGTGCCCGTGATGTCCAGGCCACCCATGAGGTGTTTCAAGAGCAGCTGCCTCTGTTTATGGAGAG GTGCCCCCACCCTGTCACGTTTGCAGGGATGCTGGAGATGGGAGTATCCTACCTGCCAGTCAATGGGAATTGGAACCGGTACCTGAATGATGCTCAGGGTATTTatgaggagctgcagaaggagATGAAAAAGTCCTTGATGAACCTGGCCAATGATGCCTGCCAGCTTCTGCACAAGCACAG GTACAAGGATGACCCTTGGCTCTGGGATCTCGAATGGGACACACAGGAGTTTAAGCAAAAGAAGAATccagggaagaagaagaaaggtCAGGATGGGAACAGCCGAGTCTCCCCAGCAGCAATGGATGCAGAAGAGTCAGCACAGGAATGGCAGGAGG ACCCTGGTCCCCCcagtgaggaagaggagctgaAAGTCTCTGCGAGCCAGCTCTGTCTGGAGCGCCTGAAGGAGACGGTGGCGCTGCAGCCCAAGAGACTCCAGCACCTGCCGGGCCACCCGGG ctggtACCGCAAGCTGTGCCCACggctggaggaggagggctGGGTGCCTGGCCCCAGCCTCATCAGCCTGCAGATGAGGGTGACCCCAAAGCTGATGCGCCTGGCCTGGGACGGCTTCCCCCTGCATTACTCAGAGAAACACGGCTGGGGATACCTGGTGCCAGGACGGCAGGACAATTTGCCAGCAGCCCCTCTAGAGACGGAcggcccctcctgcccacacaG GGCGATTGAGGACCTGTACAggcagcactgcctggagaaGGGCAAGGAGCAGCCcccggggctggaggcagctgtgGAGGACGAGCTGCTGGTGATGGACAGCAGCACGATATGGCAGAAG ATGGAGGAGCTGAGCCGGACTGAGGTGGATCCAGAGGAGAAAATGAGCAAAGCAGACCAGAGCCTGGTGCTG GCAGAGATGGAAGAGCTGAGGGGGGCAGAGATGAAGAGCAAGCCCTCGTTCCACCATGGCAATGGTCCCTACAACGATGTCAACATCCCTGGGTGCTGGTTCTTCAAGCTGCCTCACAAG GATGGGAATGATAACAACGTGGGAAGCCCTTTTGCCAAGGATTTCCTGCCCCAGATGGAGGACGGCACCCTGCGGGCTGCTGTGGGCCGCACACATGGGACAAGGGCCCTTGAGATTAACAAAATGATCTCATTTTGGAGAAATGCTCACAAGCGGATCAG TTCCCAGATGGTGGTGTGGCTGAAGAAAGGGGAGCTGCCCCGTGTGGTGACCAG GCATCCCGACTATAACGAGGAGGACAATTACGGGGCCATCCTGCCGCAGGTGGTGACCGCAGGCACTGTCACCCGCCGGGCGGTGGAGCCCACCTGGCTGACAGCCAGCAATGCCCGG GCCGACCGGGTGGGCAGCGAGCTGAAAGCCATGGTCCAGGTGCCACCTGGCTACGCCCTGGTGGGCGCAGACGTGGattcccaggagctgtggatCGCCGCCGTGCTCGGCGAGGCGCAGTTCGCTGGCATGCACG GCTGCACGGCCTTCGGCTGGATGACTCTGCAGGGCAAGAAGAGCAACGCCACGGACCTGCACAGCAAGACGGCCGCCACCGTGGGCATCAGCCGGGAGCACGCCAAGGTCTTCAACTACGGGCGCATCTACGGGGCGGGGCAGCCCTTTGCCGAGCGGCTGCTGATGCAGTTCAACCACCGGCTGACGCAGCAGCAGGCACGGGAGAAGGCCCAGCAGATGTACGCTGTCACCAAGGGCATCCGCAG GTTCCATCTCTCTGAGGAGGGGGAGTGGCTGGTGGCGAAGCTGGACCTGGCTGTGGACAGGGCGGAGGATGGATCGGTGTCGGCCCAGGATGTCCAGCGGCTCCAGAGAGAAGCCATGAAAGG GTCCAGGAGGGACAAGAAGTGGAACGTGGTGGAGCAAAGAGTGTGGGCTGGAGGCACTGAGTCTGAGATGTTCAACAAGCTGGAAAGCATTGCCTTATCCCCCTCCCCACAgaccccagtgctgggctgtcACATCAGCAGGGCCCTGGAGCCTGCCATGGTCAAGGGGGAG TTTGTGACCAGCAGAGTGAACTGGGTGGTGCAGAGCTCGGCTGTTGACTACCTGCACCTCATGCTGGTAGCCATGAAGTGGCTGTTTGAGGAGTTTGACATCAACGGGCGCTTCTGCATCAGCATCCACGACGAGGTGCGGTACCTGGTCCAGCACCAGGATCGCTACcgggcagccctggccctgcagatCACCAACCTCCTCACAAG